One stretch of Lacrimispora sphenoides DNA includes these proteins:
- a CDS encoding amino acid ABC transporter permease, translating to MWEKLRDDFYQNFIVDDRWKYITGGLQNTLKITFFAVLIGIVLGFLVAIIRSTYENTHKLKILNAVCSVYLTVIRGTPVVVQLMIMYFIIFASTDPGQVPTAILAFGINSGAYVAEIFRSGISSIEKGQFEAGRSLGFNYAQTMWFIVMPQAFKNVVPTLANEFIVLLKETSVAGYIGLQDLTKGGDIIKSRTYSAFMPLIAVAIIYLVMVMVFSYLVKLLERRLHRSEH from the coding sequence ATGTGGGAAAAGCTAAGAGATGATTTTTATCAGAATTTTATCGTAGATGACCGTTGGAAATACATTACCGGCGGCCTGCAAAATACGTTAAAGATCACGTTTTTTGCAGTTTTGATCGGTATTGTACTGGGATTTCTGGTTGCGATCATTCGTTCAACCTATGAAAATACCCATAAGCTGAAAATATTAAATGCAGTTTGCAGCGTTTATCTGACGGTGATCCGCGGGACGCCGGTGGTTGTACAGTTGATGATCATGTATTTTATCATCTTTGCATCCACTGATCCGGGCCAGGTGCCAACAGCGATTCTGGCATTTGGAATCAACTCTGGCGCCTATGTGGCGGAAATCTTCCGCAGCGGTATCAGTTCCATTGAAAAAGGACAGTTTGAGGCCGGCCGAAGCCTGGGCTTTAATTACGCCCAGACCATGTGGTTCATCGTTATGCCCCAGGCCTTTAAAAATGTGGTTCCTACCCTTGCTAATGAATTTATCGTCCTTTTAAAGGAGACTTCTGTGGCAGGTTACATAGGGCTGCAGGATTTGACCAAGGGCGGCGATATCATCAAGAGCCGTACTTATTCTGCGTTTATGCCTCTGATTGCAGTGGCCATTATTTATCTGGTTATGGTAATGGTATTTTCATATCTCGTAAAATTACTGGAGAGGAGGCTGCACAGAAGTGAGCATTAA
- a CDS encoding LysR family transcriptional regulator: MSANFEHYKVFYYVAKYKNFTRAANALLTSQPSVTCYIQNLENVLGCKLFIRSKKGVVLTSEGELLYSYVAPACMQFMQGEEALKERLGKQIEQINVGATQMAMHSYLLTGLHQFKEQFPQVRLNIFTYNTPQTLSELKAGKIDLGIITTPFYCDENIKAVKVKTFRSLLAGGKKYEEYGGKTSYLSELSTLPLITMSNVTTTFAFFQEFYHSCGLVMQPAIEVAGIDLILPVIVQNLGIGFVPEELARPALEKGEIVEIKLHEQIPERSICIVSDSRRPLSSAAKQLQQMLEGQCPQKQ; this comes from the coding sequence ATGTCGGCCAATTTTGAACATTACAAAGTTTTTTATTATGTGGCTAAGTATAAGAACTTCACAAGAGCTGCCAATGCTCTTTTAACCAGTCAGCCTTCTGTGACCTGCTATATACAGAACCTTGAAAACGTGCTGGGCTGCAAGCTGTTTATACGGTCGAAAAAAGGCGTTGTTTTGACCAGTGAAGGGGAACTGCTTTACAGCTATGTGGCACCTGCCTGTATGCAGTTTATGCAGGGCGAGGAAGCCTTAAAGGAGAGACTGGGCAAACAGATTGAACAGATCAACGTGGGAGCCACACAGATGGCTATGCATTCCTATCTGCTGACTGGGCTTCATCAGTTTAAAGAACAATTTCCCCAGGTCAGGTTAAACATCTTCACCTATAACACGCCCCAGACGTTAAGCGAACTGAAGGCAGGGAAAATAGATTTAGGAATTATTACAACGCCGTTTTACTGTGATGAGAACATAAAGGCAGTCAAGGTAAAGACCTTCCGCAGCCTGCTGGCGGGAGGAAAGAAGTATGAGGAATACGGCGGAAAAACCAGCTACCTTTCGGAACTTTCGACCCTTCCCCTGATAACCATGTCAAACGTCACAACTACTTTTGCCTTTTTTCAGGAATTTTACCATTCCTGCGGCCTGGTCATGCAGCCGGCCATTGAAGTGGCAGGAATTGACTTAATTCTTCCGGTAATTGTGCAGAACTTAGGCATTGGATTTGTTCCCGAAGAGCTGGCCCGGCCGGCCCTTGAAAAGGGAGAGATCGTAGAAATAAAGCTGCATGAACAAATACCGGAACGAAGTATCTGCATTGTCAGCGACAGCCGCCGGCCCTTAAGCTCGGCTGCAAAGCAGCTTCAGCAGATGTTAGAAGGCCAATGTCCACAAAAGCAATGA
- a CDS encoding acyl-CoA dehydrogenase: MDFNLSKKHLLARSLFRQFAENEAKPLAQETDETEKFPKSTVEQMAKCGFLGIPVPKEYGGQGCDPLTYVMCVEELAKVCAATAVIVSAHTSLCIDPILNYGSEAQKQKYIPDLASGKKLGAFGLTEAGAGTDAQGQQTKAVPDGDHWVINGSKCFITNGKEADVYVIIAVTGTVEKRGKKIKEISAFLVEKGTPGFSFGTKEKKMGIRGSSTYELIFTDCRIPKENILGSRGKGFQIAMHTLDGGRIGIAAQALGIAEGAFDSTVKYVKERKQFGRSIGQFQNTQFQLADMAARIEAARLLVYKAAMAKATQKSYSVEAAMAKLYAAEAAMDVTTKAVQLHGGYGYIREYEVERMMRDAKITEIYEGTSEVQRMVISGNILK; the protein is encoded by the coding sequence ATGGATTTTAATTTATCGAAAAAACACCTTCTCGCAAGAAGCCTGTTCCGGCAGTTTGCCGAAAATGAAGCAAAGCCCCTGGCGCAGGAGACCGACGAGACGGAAAAATTTCCAAAATCAACCGTTGAACAAATGGCAAAATGCGGATTCCTTGGTATTCCGGTACCAAAGGAATACGGCGGCCAGGGCTGTGATCCTCTTACATACGTTATGTGCGTGGAGGAACTTGCCAAGGTATGTGCGGCAACTGCCGTCATTGTATCCGCTCACACATCTCTTTGTATTGATCCCATACTTAACTATGGGAGCGAAGCCCAGAAGCAAAAGTACATCCCTGACCTGGCTTCAGGTAAGAAGCTTGGCGCCTTTGGACTGACGGAGGCCGGGGCAGGAACCGATGCCCAGGGACAGCAGACAAAGGCAGTACCGGATGGAGACCACTGGGTAATAAATGGCTCCAAATGCTTTATCACCAATGGAAAAGAAGCCGATGTTTATGTGATCATCGCTGTGACCGGTACGGTGGAAAAGCGTGGGAAAAAGATTAAGGAAATCTCCGCCTTTCTGGTGGAAAAGGGGACTCCGGGCTTTTCTTTCGGGACAAAGGAAAAGAAAATGGGGATCAGAGGTTCTTCTACCTATGAATTGATTTTCACGGATTGCCGCATCCCTAAGGAAAACATACTTGGAAGTAGGGGAAAGGGATTTCAGATCGCCATGCATACCTTGGACGGCGGAAGGATCGGTATTGCTGCCCAGGCCCTGGGCATTGCAGAAGGAGCATTTGATTCCACGGTGAAATATGTTAAGGAAAGAAAACAGTTTGGCCGCAGCATTGGTCAGTTCCAGAATACCCAGTTTCAGTTAGCAGATATGGCAGCCAGGATCGAAGCAGCCAGGCTTCTGGTATATAAGGCTGCTATGGCAAAAGCCACGCAAAAGTCCTACAGCGTGGAAGCAGCCATGGCAAAGCTGTATGCAGCAGAGGCTGCCATGGATGTGACCACAAAGGCGGTACAGCTCCATGGCGGTTACGGATATATCAGGGAATACGAGGTGGAACGCATGATGCGGGATGCCAAAATCACGGAGATTTACGAGGGAACCTCGGAGGTGCAGCGCATGGTCATATCCGGGAACATTTTAAAATAA
- a CDS encoding acetyl-CoA hydrolase/transferase family protein, translating to MNWKELYASKLKTMEEAVKIIKSGDRVVISHAVGEPVKLVDAMVDYVVKMDLRDIEINQQIDMGHSLYARPGMEKHFRQNSFFLGANTRDCVNSGRGDFTPCFFYQIPDLFRSFLKPDVLLATFSLPDEHGYCSFGVACDYTKPAAEIEGVKVIGVLNPTMPRTHGDCFIHIRDIDVIVEDDTPVTELLIPESGDVELAIGEHIASLIKDGDCLQLGIGGIPDAVLKFLGGKKNLGIHSEMLSDGIVDLYEKGVVNCSAKNFNPDKMVVSFLMGTRRLYDFADNNPCIYMAPVDYVNNPGIIGRNDNMVSINSSLQVNLMGEACSEAMGLKQFSGIGGQVDFIRGAAFSKGGCSILAFSSTAKKGTISRIVPYLTYGATVTTCRNDVDYVVTEYGIARMKGHTLRDRARQLIRIAAPQFREELSREFEKRFAEKYLEV from the coding sequence GTGAACTGGAAAGAACTATATGCGTCAAAGCTTAAAACGATGGAAGAGGCAGTAAAAATCATTAAGTCCGGCGACCGGGTGGTCATCAGCCATGCGGTGGGAGAGCCAGTGAAACTGGTGGATGCCATGGTGGACTATGTTGTAAAAATGGATTTGAGAGACATTGAGATCAATCAGCAGATCGATATGGGGCACTCTCTTTATGCCAGGCCGGGAATGGAAAAACATTTCAGGCAGAACAGCTTTTTTCTGGGGGCCAATACCAGAGACTGTGTCAACAGCGGCCGGGGAGATTTTACACCCTGTTTCTTTTACCAGATACCGGATTTGTTCCGTTCTTTCTTAAAGCCGGATGTGCTTTTAGCAACCTTCTCCCTGCCGGATGAGCACGGCTACTGCAGCTTTGGTGTGGCCTGTGATTATACCAAGCCGGCTGCGGAGATCGAGGGAGTAAAGGTGATCGGGGTACTAAATCCCACCATGCCAAGGACACACGGAGACTGCTTTATCCATATCAGGGACATTGACGTTATCGTGGAAGACGATACGCCGGTGACGGAGCTGTTAATCCCCGAGAGCGGTGACGTGGAGTTGGCCATTGGAGAGCATATTGCTTCTTTAATAAAGGATGGGGACTGTTTACAGCTTGGAATTGGGGGGATTCCTGATGCTGTTTTAAAATTCCTGGGAGGCAAGAAAAATCTGGGGATCCATTCGGAAATGCTTTCTGACGGCATTGTGGATTTATATGAGAAAGGCGTTGTTAATTGCAGTGCCAAGAATTTTAATCCGGATAAGATGGTGGTGTCCTTCCTTATGGGAACCAGGCGGTTGTATGATTTTGCAGATAACAATCCCTGCATTTACATGGCTCCGGTGGATTATGTCAATAACCCCGGGATCATTGGACGCAATGATAACATGGTATCCATCAATTCATCCCTGCAAGTGAATCTAATGGGAGAGGCCTGTTCGGAGGCTATGGGCCTAAAGCAGTTTTCCGGTATTGGCGGGCAGGTGGACTTTATCCGTGGAGCCGCGTTCTCAAAAGGCGGGTGTTCCATCCTTGCATTTTCATCCACTGCCAAAAAGGGTACCATTTCCAGGATTGTCCCCTATTTGACTTATGGGGCGACTGTAACCACGTGCAGAAATGACGTGGACTATGTTGTGACGGAATATGGGATTGCCAGAATGAAAGGGCATACCCTAAGAGACAGGGCCCGTCAATTGATCCGGATCGCTGCTCCTCAGTTCAGGGAGGAGCTTTCGAGGGAATTTGAAAAACGTTTTGCTGAAAAATACCTGGAGGTGTAG
- a CDS encoding NifU family protein: MIGTREQIEMILNKKVRPALAKHEGNVTVLSLENNILKVRLTGKCSGCPAAGRTSEELIAAEIKAAFPSVTDVVLVEETSQELLDAARRLLGLSS, encoded by the coding sequence ATGATAGGAACAAGAGAGCAGATTGAAATGATTCTCAATAAGAAGGTGCGCCCGGCTTTGGCCAAACACGAAGGCAACGTCACGGTACTGAGCCTGGAAAACAACATTTTAAAAGTCCGGTTAACCGGCAAATGTTCCGGATGTCCCGCAGCCGGCCGCACCAGCGAAGAACTGATTGCGGCTGAAATCAAAGCCGCTTTTCCCTCTGTCACAGATGTAGTTCTGGTAGAGGAAACCAGCCAGGAATTACTGGATGCGGCAAGGAGACTGCTGGGGCTCTCTTCTTAA
- a CDS encoding amino acid ABC transporter ATP-binding protein, with amino-acid sequence MENPLIQVQNLGKKFGDIEVLKDITVDIYKGDVVCVIGPSGSGKSTFLRCLNHLEEPTGGHILFEGVDIVDKKTDIDKHRQKMGMVFQQFNLFPHMTILKNLTLAPMKLQGRSKKEAEEQALGLLHKVGLADRADSYPNQLSGGQKQRIAIVRALCMNPDVMLFDEPTSALDPEMVGEVLNVMRELADEKMTMVVVTHEMGFAREVATRVMFMDGGYFLEENEPNEFFANPQNDRLKLFLSKVL; translated from the coding sequence ATGGAAAACCCCCTGATTCAGGTACAGAATCTGGGGAAAAAGTTTGGCGACATAGAAGTGCTTAAGGATATTACCGTTGATATTTATAAAGGGGACGTAGTATGTGTGATCGGGCCTTCCGGTTCAGGAAAAAGCACATTTCTCCGCTGCTTAAACCATCTGGAGGAACCCACCGGAGGACATATCCTGTTTGAAGGCGTGGACATTGTAGATAAGAAAACCGACATTGATAAGCACCGTCAGAAGATGGGAATGGTGTTCCAGCAGTTTAATTTGTTTCCTCATATGACGATTTTAAAGAATTTGACTCTTGCGCCCATGAAGCTTCAGGGACGCAGTAAGAAGGAGGCAGAAGAGCAGGCATTAGGGCTTCTTCATAAGGTAGGTCTTGCTGACAGGGCGGACTCTTATCCCAATCAGTTATCCGGGGGACAGAAGCAGCGTATCGCCATTGTCCGTGCGCTGTGCATGAATCCGGATGTCATGCTGTTTGACGAACCAACCTCCGCTCTTGATCCTGAGATGGTAGGCGAGGTGTTAAATGTAATGAGGGAGCTGGCTGACGAGAAGATGACCATGGTCGTGGTTACTCACGAAATGGGGTTTGCCAGAGAAGTGGCGACCCGGGTCATGTTCATGGACGGCGGTTATTTCCTGGAAGAAAATGAACCAAATGAGTTCTTTGCCAATCCTCAAAATGACAGATTGAAGCTCTTTTTGAGTAAGGTGCTTTAA
- a CDS encoding acetyl-CoA hydrolase/transferase family protein, translated as MDWREIYASKLRTPEEAVKEIHSGDTVLIAHAASEPGILVNAMVDYAVEQDLRNIRIVQQHDLGPCKYLGAGMERHFSFNNLFVGPASRNHIAAGKGDYTPCFFYQIPDYVVNVEPADVFLVTLSPPDEHGFCSYGISCDFAKEAGQNPKTRVIGSVNPNMPRVMGDNFIHVSRLAAIVESNEPVLEHGNSMIGETEASIGRHIASLVRDGDCLQLGIGAIPDAVLRCLDDKKDLGIHSEMVSDGVVDLYEKGVITGKKKNIDKGKMVVTFMLGTRRLYDFVNDNPAVSLMPVSYVNDPFVISQNDNVVSINSALQIDLMGQVCAEAIGLKQYSAVGGQVDFVRGAAASKGGRSIIAFPSVTKGGSVSKIVPFLSEGAAVTTSRNDVDYIVTEQGIARMKGKTLRERARALVKISHPDFKEGLKEEFERRFSEPY; from the coding sequence ATGGACTGGAGAGAAATATATGCCTCAAAGTTAAGAACGCCGGAAGAGGCTGTGAAGGAGATCCATTCCGGTGATACGGTTCTGATCGCTCATGCGGCTTCAGAGCCAGGGATTCTTGTAAATGCCATGGTGGATTATGCGGTTGAGCAGGATTTGAGGAACATACGCATTGTCCAGCAGCACGATCTTGGGCCCTGTAAGTATTTAGGAGCTGGAATGGAGCGGCATTTCAGCTTTAACAACTTATTTGTAGGCCCTGCCAGCAGAAACCACATCGCGGCGGGAAAAGGGGATTATACGCCCTGCTTCTTTTATCAGATTCCGGATTATGTGGTAAATGTAGAGCCTGCGGATGTATTTTTAGTCACCTTATCTCCGCCGGATGAGCATGGTTTTTGCAGCTACGGCATTTCCTGTGACTTTGCTAAGGAAGCGGGACAAAACCCAAAGACCAGGGTGATCGGGTCTGTGAATCCCAATATGCCAAGGGTCATGGGGGACAATTTTATCCATGTCAGCAGACTGGCGGCCATTGTGGAAAGTAACGAGCCGGTTCTTGAACATGGAAATTCCATGATAGGCGAAACAGAGGCTTCCATTGGAAGGCACATTGCTTCCCTTGTACGGGATGGAGACTGCCTCCAGCTTGGAATCGGCGCCATACCGGATGCGGTTTTAAGGTGTCTGGACGATAAAAAGGATTTGGGAATCCATTCCGAAATGGTATCTGACGGAGTGGTGGATTTGTATGAAAAAGGAGTCATTACAGGAAAAAAGAAGAACATTGACAAAGGGAAAATGGTCGTTACCTTTATGCTTGGAACAAGAAGGCTGTATGACTTTGTAAATGACAATCCGGCCGTGTCCTTAATGCCTGTGAGCTATGTAAATGATCCCTTTGTCATAAGCCAAAATGATAACGTGGTATCCATCAATTCTGCGCTGCAGATCGACTTGATGGGGCAGGTATGTGCAGAGGCCATTGGATTAAAGCAATATTCCGCAGTGGGAGGACAGGTGGATTTTGTGAGAGGTGCAGCTGCGTCTAAGGGCGGGCGCTCCATTATTGCATTCCCTTCTGTCACAAAAGGGGGAAGCGTATCGAAAATCGTTCCTTTCCTTTCGGAAGGAGCAGCCGTGACGACCAGCAGAAATGATGTGGATTATATTGTGACGGAACAAGGAATCGCACGTATGAAGGGAAAGACGTTAAGGGAACGGGCCAGAGCGCTGGTTAAGATTTCCCATCCGGATTTTAAAGAAGGACTTAAAGAAGAATTTGAAAGGCGTTTTTCGGAGCCGTATTAA
- a CDS encoding aldehyde dehydrogenase family protein, giving the protein MGSYVHTLVERSRKAQEILATYDQAKTDEIVKMFAKVVFDHAEPLAKLAVEESRMGVYEDKILKNKGKSRIIWNAMKGRKSVGIIGRDEEAGIIEMAKPMGIIAAATPCTNPVVTPMCNAMFAIKCQNTIIIAPHPRGRKCAAAVADLYYKELDRMGVPRDIFLVMEEPSVELTTELMAACDAVIATGGMAMVKSAYSSGKPSYGVGPGNVQGLIDEGINYKEAAGRMIASRIFDNGIICSGTQSIIAPEKDYEKIMKEFEDQGAYVIDDPNVTTKLAEVVFPGGTISKHVVGQSVQAIAGMAGISIPEDRKVIVVKPETYGAGIVWSKEKMCPVMAAYSYKTWEEAVEIAYQNLLVEGEGHSADIQSDNRGHIEYAGVKLPVSRVMVNQTSSSMAGGAFANSLNPTTTLGCGSWGNNAISENLFFTHLMNKSRIVLVKKNWKQPSDEEIFS; this is encoded by the coding sequence ATGGGTTCTTATGTTCATACATTGGTGGAGCGGTCCAGAAAAGCGCAGGAGATACTGGCCACCTATGACCAGGCTAAAACAGATGAGATTGTAAAGATGTTCGCAAAGGTGGTTTTCGACCATGCAGAGCCACTGGCAAAGCTGGCTGTGGAGGAAAGCCGCATGGGAGTTTATGAAGACAAGATTTTGAAAAACAAAGGGAAGTCCAGAATTATCTGGAATGCGATGAAAGGCAGGAAATCGGTTGGGATCATCGGAAGGGATGAGGAGGCAGGAATTATTGAGATGGCAAAGCCGATGGGCATCATTGCAGCAGCAACTCCCTGTACAAATCCTGTGGTTACACCCATGTGCAATGCCATGTTCGCCATCAAATGTCAAAATACCATTATCATCGCTCCTCACCCCAGAGGCAGGAAATGCGCGGCTGCAGTAGCAGATCTGTATTATAAGGAATTAGACAGGATGGGAGTGCCAAGGGATATCTTTCTTGTTATGGAGGAACCCAGTGTTGAACTGACCACAGAACTTATGGCTGCCTGTGACGCAGTGATTGCAACCGGCGGTATGGCAATGGTGAAGTCCGCATATTCCAGCGGAAAGCCCAGCTATGGCGTTGGCCCTGGCAATGTGCAGGGATTGATTGACGAAGGAATCAATTACAAAGAGGCGGCAGGCCGTATGATTGCCAGCCGTATCTTTGACAATGGCATCATCTGTTCCGGTACCCAGAGCATTATCGCCCCGGAGAAGGATTATGAAAAGATCATGAAGGAATTCGAGGATCAGGGGGCATATGTGATCGACGATCCAAACGTGACTACTAAGCTGGCGGAAGTGGTGTTCCCGGGTGGAACCATCAGTAAGCATGTAGTGGGCCAGTCCGTGCAGGCCATAGCAGGGATGGCAGGGATTTCTATTCCTGAGGACAGGAAGGTAATTGTTGTCAAACCGGAAACATATGGAGCGGGGATTGTGTGGAGCAAGGAGAAAATGTGCCCCGTAATGGCTGCTTACAGCTACAAAACCTGGGAGGAAGCCGTTGAGATTGCTTACCAAAACCTGTTGGTGGAAGGGGAAGGCCATTCTGCAGATATTCAGTCGGACAATCGAGGTCACATCGAATATGCAGGGGTAAAGCTTCCAGTAAGCCGGGTAATGGTCAACCAGACCAGTTCCAGCATGGCAGGCGGAGCATTTGCTAATTCGTTAAATCCCACCACGACTCTGGGCTGCGGAAGCTGGGGCAATAACGCCATCAGCGAAAACCTGTTTTTTACCCATCTGATGAATAAGAGCAGGATCGTTCTGGTTAAGAAGAACTGGAAGCAGCCGTCGGATGAAGAGATCTTTTCATAG
- a CDS encoding 4-hydroxyphenylacetate 3-hydroxylase family protein: MALMTGEEYVESMRKMKLNVYMFGEKIDNVVDNPVLRPSLNSVKATYDLAQMPEYVDLMTVTLEDGRKINRFANIHRNTDDLIKKVKMQRLCGQKTASCFQRCVGMDAFNAVWSTTYEIDKKYSTQYHENFKSYLRMVQDRDFTVDGAMTDPKGDRSLAPHAQPDLDLYLRVVEQREDGIVVRGAKAHQTGIINSQEVIVMPTVAMGPEDKDFAVSFAVPTDAEGITMIIGRQSCDTRKLEGSSMDVGNSEFGGVEALVVFDDVFVPNDRIFLNGEHEFAGMLVERFAGYHRQSYGGCKVGVGDVLIGAAALAADYNGVPKASHIKDKLIEMVHLNETLYCCGIACSAEGTPTESGNYLIDLLLANVCKQNVTRYPYEIARLAEDIAGGFMVTAPSEKDLRSPVVGPMVEKYLKGTAGVSTENRLKILRLIENLTLGTAAVGYRTESMHGAGSPQAQRIMISRQGNIGKKKELAKEIAKIRD, translated from the coding sequence ATGGCATTGATGACAGGGGAAGAATATGTGGAAAGCATGCGCAAAATGAAACTGAATGTTTATATGTTCGGGGAGAAAATTGACAATGTGGTTGACAACCCGGTTTTGCGTCCATCCCTTAATTCGGTAAAAGCGACCTATGATCTGGCTCAGATGCCGGAATATGTGGATCTGATGACAGTGACCTTGGAGGATGGCCGGAAGATCAACCGTTTTGCCAACATACACAGGAATACAGATGATTTAATAAAAAAAGTAAAGATGCAGAGGCTCTGCGGCCAGAAGACAGCATCCTGTTTTCAGCGGTGTGTGGGAATGGACGCATTTAATGCAGTATGGTCCACCACCTATGAGATTGATAAGAAGTATTCCACCCAATACCATGAAAATTTCAAAAGTTACCTCCGCATGGTCCAGGACCGCGACTTTACGGTGGATGGTGCAATGACCGACCCAAAGGGTGACAGAAGTCTGGCTCCTCACGCCCAGCCGGATTTAGATTTGTATCTTCGGGTGGTGGAGCAGCGTGAGGATGGGATTGTAGTCAGAGGGGCAAAGGCCCATCAGACGGGTATCATCAATTCCCAGGAGGTAATTGTCATGCCTACCGTAGCCATGGGGCCGGAAGATAAGGATTTTGCCGTATCATTTGCTGTGCCCACGGACGCAGAAGGAATTACCATGATAATCGGCAGGCAGTCCTGCGATACCAGAAAGCTGGAAGGTTCTTCCATGGATGTGGGAAACAGTGAATTCGGAGGCGTGGAAGCCCTGGTTGTATTTGACGATGTGTTTGTACCCAATGACAGGATCTTCTTAAATGGGGAACATGAGTTTGCAGGCATGCTGGTGGAACGCTTTGCAGGCTACCACAGGCAGTCCTATGGCGGCTGCAAGGTGGGAGTGGGAGATGTTTTAATCGGTGCCGCCGCACTGGCTGCAGATTATAACGGAGTGCCGAAAGCTTCTCATATTAAGGATAAACTCATCGAAATGGTTCATTTAAATGAGACCCTCTATTGCTGCGGAATTGCCTGTTCCGCGGAAGGCACACCTACAGAATCCGGAAATTATCTGATCGATCTTTTACTTGCCAATGTCTGTAAGCAGAATGTTACCAGGTACCCCTATGAGATTGCACGGCTGGCGGAAGATATTGCTGGGGGCTTTATGGTGACAGCACCTTCTGAAAAGGATTTAAGAAGCCCGGTCGTCGGCCCCATGGTGGAGAAATACTTAAAGGGAACGGCTGGAGTTTCTACGGAAAACCGCCTTAAGATTCTGCGCCTGATCGAGAATCTGACCCTTGGAACCGCAGCAGTGGGTTACCGGACAGAATCCATGCATGGAGCCGGTTCTCCCCAGGCCCAGAGGATCATGATATCCCGTCAGGGCAACATTGGAAAGAAGAAAGAGCTTGCAAAAGAAATTGCAAAGATCCGGGATTAA
- a CDS encoding 4-hydroxybutyrate dehydrogenase → MTELILKTQISYYDTCAEFAKEFKLGRGDLVLTNEYIYNPCFGNLGLEVQTIFQEEYGGGEPTDVMVDQILEAAERRECQRIIAIGGGTVIDIAKVLAVSSGDSLDSLYEDPASAKKRRKLVILPTTCGTGSEVTNISIINRTRLGTKMGLVSPAMYADDAVLVPELLHGLPFGVFAASSIDALVHAVESSLSPKATPYSKLFGYKAIEMIIKGYQKIAADGREALKPLMKDFLIASNYAGIAFGTAGCAAVHATSYPLGGSYHVAHGESNYAMFTGVLKNYMEIRRDGEIAVLNQCISGLLGCGEEEVYEKLDELLGTVLPKKTLHEYGVKPEELPVFAKSVMERQGRLMANNFVPLDEARVLKIYRELY, encoded by the coding sequence ATGACAGAATTAATATTAAAAACACAAATCTCTTACTACGATACCTGCGCCGAATTTGCAAAGGAATTTAAACTCGGAAGAGGCGATCTGGTATTGACCAATGAATACATATATAATCCATGTTTTGGAAACCTGGGGCTGGAAGTGCAGACGATTTTCCAGGAAGAATACGGCGGAGGAGAACCTACAGACGTTATGGTAGACCAGATCCTTGAGGCAGCGGAGAGAAGGGAGTGCCAAAGGATTATTGCCATAGGAGGCGGTACGGTGATCGATATAGCCAAAGTGCTGGCTGTCTCGTCAGGAGATTCCTTAGATTCTCTGTACGAGGATCCGGCTTCTGCGAAAAAAAGAAGGAAGCTGGTGATTCTTCCGACTACCTGCGGAACGGGCAGCGAGGTGACCAATATTTCCATTATCAACAGGACCAGGCTGGGAACGAAAATGGGCCTTGTATCACCCGCTATGTATGCGGATGATGCGGTACTGGTCCCGGAGCTTTTACACGGACTTCCCTTTGGCGTATTTGCAGCCAGTTCCATTGATGCCCTGGTTCACGCCGTGGAATCCAGTTTATCTCCTAAGGCCACGCCTTATTCAAAGCTGTTCGGATACAAAGCCATTGAAATGATCATTAAGGGGTATCAGAAAATAGCGGCTGACGGAAGAGAAGCGTTAAAACCTCTGATGAAAGATTTCCTGATCGCCAGTAATTATGCGGGAATTGCTTTTGGGACTGCCGGATGTGCGGCGGTTCATGCCACAAGCTATCCTCTGGGAGGGAGTTATCATGTGGCTCATGGGGAAAGCAATTATGCCATGTTTACCGGAGTGCTGAAAAACTATATGGAAATACGCAGGGACGGAGAAATCGCAGTCTTAAACCAGTGCATTTCCGGACTTTTGGGTTGCGGGGAGGAAGAGGTCTATGAAAAGCTTGACGAACTGCTGGGAACGGTCCTTCCTAAGAAAACCCTGCATGAATACGGAGTAAAGCCGGAGGAACTTCCGGTGTTTGCAAAGAGCGTTATGGAGCGCCAGGGGAGGCTTATGGCCAACAATTTTGTACCTCTGGACGAAGCGCGGGTTTTAAAAATTTATAGGGAACTATATTAA